One region of Roseiconus lacunae genomic DNA includes:
- a CDS encoding response regulator transcription factor, whose translation MMTDDSAPVYTAADVGADSILLVDDTVILRDRLAMAMRQRGFLVQTAGSYDEAVEVFHHSPTDLAVLDLRMPGRSGLDLLRKLLQLSPNTRIIMLSGFGSIPASIDAVRAGAVNFLSKPADADDILAAITRGDDPTVPTGEVSFPAPSLARNEWEHIHRVLSDCGGNISEAARRLGIHRRSLQRKLRKRAPEDPASPEVIENDPTAQ comes from the coding sequence ATGATGACAGACGATTCCGCCCCGGTTTACACGGCCGCCGATGTCGGTGCCGACAGCATCCTTCTTGTCGACGATACCGTGATCTTGCGGGATCGGTTGGCGATGGCCATGCGGCAACGCGGTTTTCTGGTGCAAACCGCGGGAAGTTATGACGAAGCAGTCGAAGTGTTCCATCACTCGCCAACCGACTTGGCCGTGTTGGATCTGCGAATGCCCGGACGGTCCGGATTGGATTTGTTGCGAAAATTGCTGCAGCTGAGTCCAAACACACGCATTATCATGCTTAGCGGATTCGGCAGTATCCCCGCCTCGATTGACGCCGTTCGAGCCGGTGCGGTGAATTTTTTGAGCAAACCTGCTGATGCAGACGACATTCTGGCCGCAATTACGCGGGGCGATGATCCCACCGTCCCGACCGGTGAAGTCAGTTTCCCGGCTCCTTCGTTGGCACGAAACGAATGGGAGCACATTCATCGCGTGCTCTCAGACTGCGGGGGAAACATTAGTGAAGCGGCACGTCGTTTAGGCATTCACCGTCGCTCGCTGCAGCGGAAACTTCGTAAACGGGCTCCAGAAGATCCGGCTAGCCCCGAGGTAATCGAAAACGACCCGACGGCACAGTAG
- a CDS encoding cytochrome c3 family protein, whose protein sequence is MATWFIAIAILAVAVCVFLGIRFRSGVMFLSASVLCLAALAVLMPREVNPIAEQSLSDPPESAPSKVGELRSSETIRQGERSNSSPDQTVSPRPNAARTTVPPASAGEQPSDDTPDVTLAKLEVFRPIEVPTDGFVGSDACVDCHPNNHATWAASYHSTMTQVADPEIVLGDFDDVSITNLGHQYKMQMKDGVCSVVTTDPEDPSKLIDAPVVMTTGSHHMQVYWFATGEQRLVGMFPLIHLNETGEWIPRQSAFLVPPGIDSSFEMGRWNDVCSGCHSTQRKGRRLASGQWDTHVGEFGISCEACHGPGADHLAFHAQPSRSLEDEGSANRLAKDPIVNPANLSKVRSGQVCGQCHSVIDPKRMDLQFQEHGHQYRPGKDLTETHSVWHRDSPEFERTRKTLNYPDLDTLLNETYYPDGMIRVSGREYNGLIDSPCYLNGEMTCLSCHDLHQDASDTRPIKEWANDQLSEKALANDACTQCHDSQQYGTTHTHHAPESVGSNCYNCHMPHTTYGLLKAIRSHQISSPDVGKDHAAKRPNACNLCHLDQTLAWSADHLDQWYDIEPPTLDPVESSIAASIIWLTRSDAGQRAIAAWHMGWEHAQIASGNEWQLPFLTALVDDDYEAIRLIARRSIQSLPGGADFTFDVVTSSTSDERQLKALQLLQSWLQRKRSKEIQRPELLILGEEGIAVDQLRALIDQRDHTPVSLSE, encoded by the coding sequence ATGGCAACTTGGTTCATTGCGATCGCGATCCTCGCCGTGGCAGTATGCGTTTTTTTAGGAATTCGATTCCGCAGTGGAGTCATGTTTCTCTCTGCCTCTGTGCTCTGCCTTGCCGCCCTTGCCGTCTTGATGCCGCGTGAGGTGAATCCGATCGCCGAGCAAAGTTTATCTGATCCGCCAGAGAGTGCCCCATCGAAGGTCGGCGAATTGAGGAGTAGCGAAACGATACGGCAAGGCGAACGCTCGAATTCGTCGCCCGATCAAACCGTGTCGCCTCGGCCAAACGCTGCGAGAACGACCGTGCCGCCTGCCAGTGCCGGGGAACAACCAAGTGACGATACACCGGACGTCACGCTAGCCAAACTGGAAGTGTTCCGACCGATCGAAGTTCCGACAGACGGGTTCGTGGGTTCTGACGCGTGCGTCGACTGCCACCCCAACAATCATGCGACTTGGGCAGCGTCGTATCACAGCACGATGACTCAAGTCGCCGATCCCGAGATCGTGCTAGGTGACTTCGATGATGTGTCGATCACCAACCTTGGACATCAGTACAAGATGCAGATGAAAGACGGGGTGTGTTCGGTCGTAACAACGGACCCTGAAGACCCAAGCAAGCTGATCGATGCACCGGTCGTAATGACCACAGGCTCGCATCACATGCAAGTCTATTGGTTCGCGACCGGCGAACAACGCTTGGTTGGCATGTTCCCATTGATCCACCTAAACGAAACGGGAGAATGGATTCCCCGGCAATCTGCGTTCTTGGTGCCACCGGGAATCGATTCGTCATTCGAAATGGGCCGCTGGAACGATGTCTGTAGCGGGTGCCATTCGACACAGCGAAAGGGGCGACGTCTTGCTTCCGGACAATGGGACACACATGTCGGCGAATTCGGGATTTCGTGCGAGGCTTGCCACGGCCCCGGCGCCGACCACCTTGCCTTTCACGCTCAACCGTCTCGATCGCTCGAAGATGAAGGATCGGCAAATCGTCTCGCTAAGGATCCGATCGTCAACCCGGCCAACCTTTCGAAAGTTCGGTCGGGTCAAGTCTGTGGCCAGTGCCACTCGGTCATCGATCCCAAACGAATGGACTTACAGTTTCAAGAACACGGACACCAATACCGGCCCGGCAAAGATCTAACCGAAACGCATAGCGTGTGGCATCGCGATTCACCCGAATTCGAACGAACACGAAAGACACTGAACTATCCCGACTTGGATACCCTACTCAACGAAACGTACTATCCAGACGGAATGATCCGTGTCAGTGGCCGTGAATACAATGGTTTGATCGATTCACCTTGCTACCTCAACGGCGAAATGACTTGCCTGTCGTGCCACGATCTTCATCAAGACGCGTCCGACACGCGTCCCATCAAGGAATGGGCCAACGATCAACTGAGCGAAAAAGCGTTGGCCAACGATGCATGCACGCAGTGTCATGACTCGCAGCAATACGGAACAACGCACACTCACCATGCCCCCGAATCGGTTGGTTCGAATTGCTATAATTGCCACATGCCCCACACGACGTACGGATTGTTGAAAGCGATTCGTAGCCACCAAATCAGCAGCCCCGATGTTGGGAAAGACCATGCCGCGAAACGTCCCAACGCCTGCAATTTGTGCCACCTCGACCAAACGTTAGCCTGGTCGGCCGATCACTTAGATCAGTGGTACGACATCGAACCACCAACGCTTGACCCGGTCGAATCATCGATCGCCGCTTCGATCATTTGGCTGACGCGTTCGGACGCCGGCCAGCGGGCGATTGCCGCTTGGCATATGGGTTGGGAACATGCCCAGATCGCTTCGGGTAACGAGTGGCAATTGCCATTCTTGACCGCCCTTGTCGACGATGACTACGAAGCAATTCGATTGATCGCGCGACGCTCGATTCAATCGTTGCCGGGAGGGGCAGACTTTACCTTCGACGTGGTAACGTCAAGCACCTCGGACGAACGCCAACTCAAAGCACTGCAGTTATTACAAAGCTGGCTACAACGCAAGCGTTCGAAAGAAATCCAACGCCCCGAGCTGTTGATCCTCGGTGAAGAAGGGATCGCAGTCGATCAACTTCGAGCCTTGATCGATCAACGTGATCACACTCCGGTCAGCCTTAGCGAATGA
- a CDS encoding FG-GAP-like repeat-containing protein — protein sequence MRLALRCISYFAVLLPIALGGCGRDSQDNFASSPAPNAATQANVATQTDAAPIKSAEQAFERGDLEAAEQVVRQLMLRQPDHQQARQLLVRINVRQSKFKEAAEILLTMAADEATKNELSDNDSNEIAFRMQAAELLFSTEPLEAIETLADAVKRAPDHLVARRLYAGMLNEQGFRFDANEQLRYLAARSILTLRELIALVNPMLTWVQFSEKPNIDDPQTVKQNGVLNVVAALRANGDVREARLVLERSELLTKRRHPAAVAMQGYLLVLNQDFDALRQWASEPSQSLRRYPAYWLAIGSLLEQQNDPSSVGCFYEALRREPGSMEAATALTQALTTQQKQTKADQLRDYQKSINESQALAYKMGSGGPPNPYLAREMGRVMKTLGRPVEAIAWQETVIQATAPTARQLAVLAKHKQQLLRHPNHWSLPPLETIAATVDLKLLERRLRELTRQSDPAETRVSRNPTSHPIPLRPRFVDIAKRSGITMRHFNRPERIEKEFRLFEALGSGVAALDYDLDGKVDLYLGQAGSDPPHGVSLHSNSLYRNLYDQTVVGNQSFIEVSKTAHCEDNQYTHGVTAGDWNQDGMIDLVVGNVGTNRILVNQGDGTFREIDDARLPENWNQASVTMAIGIADLTGDGLPDLCEVEYVDDPSVFNEIQYHPSGEPIKLPGPKHFRPANAKVCVHQSDGTVKRQTLGRPEADASTGLGLLITDLDGDRTNEVFVANDQNPNHLWKLNSSDQNPTWSEIAVQRGVAFGTGGKPMACMGVAAADFDGNGHVDLHITNFNGECSNLYLQQDNELFVDQAIAFGLDQATVPMVGFGTQAFDYDHNGSLDLVIANGHIEDLRQKGKPFRMPTQILARRDNHFHPIDVEGSDDYFQAEHLGRCVVTLDHNQDGRLDLAITDLVDDFVLLENQTESTGQAIMLELIGTKSERDAIGTRIELTAGRKRHVAWAQTGDGYLGKNEAVIHIGIHQADVIDKLVVDWPSGQRQVFTNIAPSQRMLVIENQSELWPR from the coding sequence ATGCGACTCGCCTTACGTTGCATCAGCTATTTCGCTGTCCTGCTACCTATTGCACTTGGTGGATGTGGACGCGATTCCCAAGACAATTTTGCGTCTTCGCCCGCCCCGAATGCTGCCACCCAAGCAAACGTTGCCACCCAAACTGATGCTGCCCCAATCAAATCCGCCGAACAAGCGTTTGAGCGTGGAGACTTGGAGGCCGCAGAGCAAGTGGTTCGGCAATTGATGCTGCGTCAGCCGGATCACCAACAAGCACGCCAATTGCTTGTTCGGATCAACGTACGGCAATCCAAATTCAAGGAAGCCGCCGAGATCCTTCTCACAATGGCTGCCGACGAAGCCACAAAAAATGAGCTTTCTGACAACGATTCCAATGAAATCGCATTTCGAATGCAGGCAGCAGAACTTTTGTTTTCCACCGAGCCGCTGGAAGCGATCGAGACGTTAGCCGACGCGGTCAAACGCGCCCCGGACCATCTGGTCGCACGGCGATTGTATGCCGGGATGCTTAACGAACAAGGATTTCGTTTCGACGCCAACGAACAGTTGCGCTACTTAGCTGCTCGATCGATACTTACGCTTCGCGAACTGATCGCGCTGGTCAACCCGATGCTGACTTGGGTTCAATTCAGCGAAAAGCCCAACATCGATGACCCGCAAACGGTCAAACAAAACGGCGTGCTCAATGTTGTCGCGGCCCTCCGAGCCAATGGCGATGTCAGAGAAGCTAGACTAGTTCTTGAACGTAGCGAACTACTCACGAAGCGACGCCACCCCGCTGCCGTCGCGATGCAAGGTTACTTGCTGGTGCTCAACCAAGATTTCGATGCACTTCGGCAATGGGCATCCGAACCATCGCAGTCACTCCGGCGATACCCCGCTTACTGGCTCGCGATCGGAAGCTTGCTTGAACAGCAAAACGATCCTTCTTCTGTCGGCTGCTTTTACGAGGCGTTGCGTCGCGAGCCCGGCTCCATGGAAGCGGCAACCGCGCTCACCCAAGCCCTGACCACCCAGCAGAAACAAACCAAAGCAGATCAACTTCGCGACTATCAAAAGTCGATTAACGAGTCCCAGGCATTGGCCTACAAAATGGGATCCGGTGGCCCCCCCAATCCCTACCTCGCTCGCGAGATGGGACGAGTCATGAAGACGCTTGGACGACCGGTCGAAGCAATCGCTTGGCAAGAAACCGTGATTCAGGCGACGGCGCCGACAGCACGCCAACTCGCGGTCTTGGCCAAACACAAACAACAGTTGTTGCGTCATCCGAACCATTGGAGCTTACCTCCCCTGGAAACGATTGCAGCCACGGTCGATCTGAAGCTGTTAGAGCGGCGACTCCGAGAGTTGACTCGCCAATCTGATCCTGCTGAAACGAGGGTGTCAAGGAATCCAACAAGCCATCCGATACCGCTTCGGCCAAGGTTTGTCGATATCGCCAAACGGTCTGGCATCACGATGCGACACTTCAATCGGCCCGAACGGATCGAAAAGGAGTTCCGTCTTTTCGAAGCACTCGGAAGTGGTGTCGCGGCGCTGGACTATGACCTTGACGGAAAAGTCGATTTGTATCTCGGCCAAGCCGGTAGCGATCCGCCGCACGGAGTCAGCCTGCATTCGAACTCGTTGTATCGAAACCTTTACGACCAAACTGTCGTCGGTAACCAGTCCTTCATCGAGGTCAGCAAGACGGCGCATTGCGAGGACAATCAATACACCCATGGCGTCACCGCTGGGGACTGGAACCAAGACGGAATGATCGATCTTGTCGTTGGCAACGTCGGCACCAATCGGATCTTGGTCAATCAAGGCGACGGAACATTTCGTGAGATTGACGACGCAAGGTTACCCGAAAACTGGAACCAAGCGAGTGTAACCATGGCTATCGGAATCGCCGATCTAACAGGCGACGGGTTGCCAGATCTTTGCGAAGTCGAGTATGTCGACGACCCATCGGTCTTCAACGAAATTCAATATCATCCCTCTGGCGAGCCCATCAAGCTTCCCGGCCCAAAACATTTTCGCCCTGCTAACGCCAAAGTCTGCGTCCATCAATCCGATGGAACGGTGAAGCGTCAGACCCTGGGCCGCCCAGAGGCCGATGCCAGCACCGGCTTAGGGCTTTTGATCACGGACCTGGACGGTGATCGAACCAACGAAGTGTTTGTTGCCAACGATCAAAACCCAAACCATTTGTGGAAACTGAATTCAAGTGATCAAAATCCGACTTGGTCGGAGATTGCCGTGCAACGCGGCGTCGCTTTTGGCACCGGGGGCAAACCGATGGCGTGCATGGGAGTCGCTGCCGCAGATTTCGATGGCAACGGACACGTCGACTTGCACATCACAAATTTCAATGGCGAATGCTCGAATCTATATCTACAACAAGACAACGAGTTGTTTGTCGACCAGGCGATCGCCTTCGGGCTCGACCAAGCAACCGTTCCGATGGTGGGCTTTGGCACCCAAGCATTCGATTACGACCACAACGGTAGTCTTGACCTTGTGATTGCCAATGGACACATCGAAGACCTTCGCCAAAAAGGAAAACCATTCCGAATGCCCACCCAAATATTGGCGCGGCGGGACAATCATTTCCATCCGATCGACGTCGAGGGATCCGATGACTATTTCCAAGCAGAACATCTCGGTCGATGCGTCGTCACCCTTGATCACAATCAAGACGGTCGGTTAGATCTTGCCATCACTGATTTAGTGGATGATTTCGTCTTGCTCGAAAACCAAACCGAGTCAACCGGACAAGCGATCATGCTTGAGTTGATCGGGACGAAGTCGGAACGTGACGCGATCGGAACCAGAATAGAATTGACCGCCGGTCGAAAGCGGCACGTTGCTTGGGCTCAGACCGGCGATGGTTACCTTGGTAAAAATGAAGCGGTCATTCACATCGGCATCCACCAAGCGGACGTCATCGACAAATTGGTCGTTGATTGGCCGAGCGGACAACGGCAAGTGTTTACGAACATTGCTCCCTCCCAGCGAATGCTGGTCATTGAGAACCAGTCGGAACTGTGGCCGCGGTGA
- a CDS encoding DUF1559 domain-containing protein yields MKGTRKQTAGFTLVELLVVIAIIGILVGLLLPAVQAAREAARRMSCSNNFKQIGLALHNYHSAFKNLPAQAGGTFHETSNGNPGGTDFTDNNRRRLSWLVPLTSFMEQQGLWDKIRSAYDRDGDGTLDFSANGPRPWATNYEPWMTQIPTLRCPSDPSIPPPGMARTNYAANIGDSTDWVNHGFWRWQGGTWNQGHINSANASNRGFFYNRRYMKFRDVLDGLSNTIAAGEIANSLGDRDIRTDPYYGIGWNTIHGRDGAAGPSACADAGLIDPERPRFWDESVGNTNPGLRNNNWKRGYRWCDSVPVYTSITTILPPNREVCMGGGGDFDTGVEPPSSRHQGGAHVLMGDGAVIFMTDSVEAGDPRHPVVQNHGGTNAAYPGSSPGSKSPYGLWGALGTRASNEVVEEALNQ; encoded by the coding sequence ATGAAGGGAACACGCAAACAGACCGCCGGTTTCACGCTTGTGGAGCTGCTGGTCGTGATCGCGATCATTGGCATCCTGGTGGGGTTGTTGCTACCCGCCGTTCAGGCTGCTCGCGAAGCGGCTCGTCGCATGAGCTGCAGCAATAATTTCAAGCAAATTGGCTTGGCATTGCACAATTATCATTCCGCATTTAAGAACCTACCGGCCCAAGCTGGCGGTACATTCCACGAAACCAGCAACGGTAATCCGGGCGGAACTGACTTCACCGACAACAACCGCCGCCGATTGAGCTGGTTGGTGCCGCTGACGTCGTTCATGGAGCAACAAGGCTTGTGGGACAAGATCCGTTCGGCATACGACCGCGACGGCGACGGTACGTTGGACTTCTCCGCCAACGGGCCGCGTCCCTGGGCAACCAACTACGAACCTTGGATGACTCAAATTCCAACGCTTCGTTGCCCTTCTGATCCAAGCATCCCGCCTCCGGGAATGGCGCGTACGAATTACGCCGCAAACATTGGTGATTCGACTGACTGGGTGAACCACGGGTTCTGGCGCTGGCAAGGCGGCACCTGGAACCAGGGTCACATCAACAGTGCGAATGCCAGTAACCGCGGGTTCTTTTACAACCGCCGTTACATGAAGTTCCGTGACGTCCTTGACGGCTTGTCCAACACGATCGCTGCCGGCGAGATCGCCAACAGCCTTGGTGACCGCGACATCCGTACCGATCCGTACTATGGAATCGGTTGGAACACGATTCACGGGCGCGATGGTGCTGCCGGCCCAAGTGCTTGTGCGGACGCTGGCTTGATCGATCCCGAACGACCACGCTTCTGGGACGAATCGGTCGGAAACACCAATCCGGGTCTACGCAATAACAACTGGAAACGTGGTTACCGCTGGTGTGACTCGGTTCCCGTTTACACCAGTATCACCACCATCCTGCCTCCAAACCGCGAGGTTTGTATGGGCGGCGGCGGCGACTTCGACACCGGTGTTGAACCGCCAAGTAGCCGTCACCAAGGTGGGGCACACGTCCTGATGGGCGATGGTGCGGTGATCTTCATGACCGATTCGGTCGAAGCCGGTGACCCACGTCACCCCGTGGTTCAAAACCACGGCGGAACCAATGCGGCTTACCCAGGTTCGTCGCCAGGTTCGAAGAGCCCCTATGGTTTGTGGGGTGCTTTGGGAACTCGTGCCAGCAACGAAGTTGTTGAAGAAGCGTTGAACCAGTAA